One genomic segment of candidate division WOR-3 bacterium includes these proteins:
- a CDS encoding AMP-dependent synthetase/ligase, translated as MEKIADIFLRGYSISKDQMLSRIRRGNTFETFTYSQVLEMIKSIGGYLKSKGFVKGDRAAILGENCPEWGISYLGIQWAGGVCVPLDARASPYDWEHFMRHSECKFIFVSERFVSDILEIKDKIESLKGIISFPNGKESTFSFKEVSFFKEKLEYPAIRDENELAIILYTSGTTGTSKGVMLSHKNIISNIEAVLKVFDFNENDHLFSVLPIHHVFEGTCGFLAPLYVGAKITYARSLKPTELLEDLRETEPTIFLTVPLLLEKLFNGIQKNIKSLSPGKKAFFKFMSLLTNFLDPITREKTSKIFFKTVRERIGFGKIRYIISGGAALPPWVGRGFKKLGFPIYQGYGLSETSPVVSVNPPKGKNKIESVGPPIPGVEVKIMDPDENGIGEIAVKGDIVMLGYYKDKKATEKVFKDGWFLTGDLGYIDEDGYIHITGRKKSVIVTKGGKNIYPEEIEEKLLESPFIKECIVLAKIHPKTKTEIIHAIIYPNYEEIDSRAKELNVDVTEDLVREWIEKEIEEVNKKLADYKKIRSFSLRDEEFPKTTTQKIKRYLFEEGGIEI; from the coding sequence CTTTCAAGGATAAGGAGGGGAAATACCTTTGAAACTTTCACATATTCGCAGGTTCTTGAAATGATAAAATCTATTGGGGGTTATCTTAAATCAAAAGGCTTTGTAAAGGGTGATAGAGCAGCAATTTTAGGTGAAAACTGTCCTGAGTGGGGAATTTCTTATTTGGGAATACAATGGGCAGGTGGAGTTTGTGTTCCTCTTGATGCAAGAGCAAGTCCTTATGACTGGGAGCATTTTATGAGACATTCAGAATGTAAGTTTATTTTTGTGAGTGAAAGATTTGTGTCTGATATTCTTGAAATAAAAGATAAAATTGAGAGTTTAAAAGGGATAATTTCTTTTCCTAATGGAAAAGAGAGCACTTTTTCTTTTAAAGAAGTTTCTTTTTTTAAAGAAAAACTTGAATATCCTGCTATAAGAGATGAAAATGAGCTTGCAATAATCCTTTACACATCAGGGACAACAGGAACATCAAAGGGTGTAATGCTTTCTCATAAAAATATTATTAGTAACATTGAAGCAGTTTTAAAGGTCTTTGATTTTAATGAAAATGATCATCTTTTTTCTGTTTTGCCTATTCATCATGTTTTTGAGGGAACATGTGGTTTTCTTGCACCTTTATATGTAGGGGCAAAAATAACTTATGCAAGGTCTTTAAAGCCAACTGAGCTTCTTGAAGATTTGAGAGAAACAGAGCCTACAATATTTCTTACAGTGCCATTATTGCTTGAAAAGTTGTTTAATGGTATTCAGAAAAATATAAAAAGCCTTTCACCTGGTAAGAAGGCTTTCTTTAAGTTTATGTCTCTTTTAACAAATTTTTTAGATCCTATAACAAGAGAGAAAACTTCAAAGATTTTTTTTAAAACAGTAAGGGAGAGAATTGGGTTTGGAAAGATCAGATATATAATCTCAGGTGGTGCTGCTTTGCCACCATGGGTAGGTAGGGGATTCAAGAAATTAGGATTTCCTATATATCAGGGTTATGGTCTTTCAGAAACTTCTCCTGTGGTTTCAGTTAATCCTCCAAAAGGTAAAAATAAAATTGAGTCTGTTGGACCACCTATTCCTGGTGTTGAAGTAAAAATCATGGATCCTGATGAAAATGGAATTGGTGAAATAGCTGTTAAAGGTGACATTGTTATGTTAGGATATTACAAGGATAAAAAGGCAACAGAAAAAGTTTTTAAAGATGGTTGGTTTTTAACAGGAGATTTAGGGTATATAGATGAGGATGGTTATATTCATATTACAGGAAGGAAAAAATCAGTTATAGTAACAAAAGGTGGTAAAAATATATATCCTGAAGAAATAGAAGAAAAATTACTTGAATCTCCTTTTATTAAAGAATGCATTGTTCTGGCAAAAATTCACCCAAAAACTAAAACAGAAATTATACATGCTATAATATACCCCAATTATGAGGAAATTGATAGTAGAGCAAAAGAACTAAATGTTGATGTTACTGAAGATTTGGTAAGGGAATGGATTGAAAAAGAGATAGAAGAAGTGAATAAAAAACTTGCTGATTATAAAAAGATAAGATCCTTTTCCCTGAGAGATGAGGAGTTTCCAAAAACAACAACACAGAAAATAAAAAGATATCTATTTGAGGAGGGGGGTATTGAAATTTAA
- a CDS encoding OmpA family protein, whose translation MKFKNILLFLIFLILISLLIFGYFFVVVPLQLENKDLKRENEFLVLKISKELENLNPMKKDTFSLNLPEPLLKAKEELSKEFKVISEGSLMKVIIPTDEIFLPGNYVISKQGEEKLSKLAKIIKEFPYKELEIQVHTDNIPVQTKKDLFPTNWELSARRGTEIVRFLITKENIPPERIYTSAFGDSRPLVNENTKEAREKNRRAEFIIKF comes from the coding sequence TTGAAATTTAAAAATATTTTATTGTTTTTAATATTTCTAATTCTCATCTCTTTATTGATATTCGGTTATTTTTTTGTAGTTGTCCCTTTACAGCTTGAAAATAAGGATTTAAAAAGGGAAAATGAATTTTTAGTTTTAAAAATTTCAAAAGAATTGGAAAATCTAAATCCTATGAAAAAAGATACATTTTCTCTTAATTTACCGGAACCTCTTCTAAAGGCAAAAGAGGAGCTATCAAAAGAATTTAAAGTAATATCAGAGGGGAGTTTGATGAAAGTGATAATTCCAACTGATGAAATCTTTTTACCAGGTAATTATGTGATTTCAAAACAGGGTGAAGAAAAGCTTTCTAAACTTGCCAAAATTATAAAGGAATTTCCTTATAAAGAATTGGAAATTCAGGTCCATACCGACAATATTCCTGTTCAAACGAAAAAGGATTTATTTCCAACAAACTGGGAGCTATCAGCAAGAAGAGGAACCGAGATTGTAAGATTTTTAATCACAAAAGAGAATATACCACCTGAAAGAATTTATACTTCCGCTTTTGGAGACTCAAGACCTTTGGTTAATGAAAACACAAAAGAAGCAAGAGAGAAGAACAGAAGAGCAGAATTTATAATAAAATTCTGA
- a CDS encoding site-2 protease family protein gives MFDIVNLLIFLPGILIALTIHEFSHALVAYKLGDPTAKFSGRLTLNPLSHIDPLGFIFLFLVHIGWAKPVPVDPFYFKNPEKDMAKVAIWGPLSNLILAFIISLILRIFFLFPFTENLFLFYLYKIFLSAYVINLILAFFNLLPIPPLDGSKILILFLPFEWKLRYKEIEPYGFFLLAGLIFISSFLRIPLFEILVFLPASLVSRLFLGMSPF, from the coding sequence ATGTTTGATATTGTAAACCTTTTGATTTTTTTACCTGGAATTTTAATAGCACTTACAATACATGAGTTTTCGCATGCTTTAGTTGCATACAAATTAGGTGATCCTACAGCGAAATTTTCAGGAAGGTTAACTTTAAATCCACTTTCCCATATTGATCCTCTTGGTTTTATATTTTTATTTCTTGTTCACATTGGATGGGCGAAACCTGTTCCTGTTGATCCCTTTTATTTTAAAAACCCTGAAAAGGATATGGCGAAGGTTGCAATTTGGGGTCCTCTTTCCAATTTAATTCTTGCCTTTATAATTTCCCTTATTTTGAGAATCTTCTTTCTTTTTCCTTTTACAGAAAATCTTTTTTTATTTTATCTTTATAAAATTTTTCTCTCAGCTTATGTAATAAACTTGATTCTTGCTTTTTTTAATTTATTGCCCATACCTCCTTTAGATGGTTCAAAAATTCTTATACTTTTTTTACCCTTTGAATGGAAATTAAGATATAAGGAGATTGAGCCTTATGGATTTTTTTTACTTGCAGGGCTTATATTTATTTCAAGTTTTTTGAGAATACCCTTATTTGAAATTTTAGTTTTTTTACCTGCCAGTTTGGTTTCCCGTCTTTTTCTTGGAATGAGTCCTTTTTAA
- a CDS encoding Y-family DNA polymerase: MAIGVIDCDNFYVSCERIFRPDLKKVPCIVLSNNDGCIIARSKEVKEMGIPMGAPYFKYKNIIEKNNIFLFSSNYTLYEEISNRVMGIIKSFAKKIEVYSIDEAFIDLEGIENKEEFLKNIKEKIEKWVKIPVSIGIGETKVLAKIALKFAKKNENKKIFNIINHPEKDELLKKIDVEDIWGIGPVSAKFLREKGIFNAYQFKNLNEEWVRKNLTLRGLKILKEIKGIKCFEIEENLERKGISSSRTFGEKIEKFEELKEAITYLISVAAERLRSENLLASKLHIFIMSSPFEKNFYFKDMGINLPSPTAYTPDLVKFAEKVLKIIFKEGIKYKKAGIYFCGLIKDEKKIKNIFSDKFTFTEKKKKIIFTIDKINKIFGRETIYLAGEFITKKWDMKQIYRSRRYTTRWEEIKGVKVL, encoded by the coding sequence GGTGTTATTGATTGTGATAATTTTTATGTTTCCTGTGAAAGAATCTTTAGACCTGATCTTAAAAAAGTTCCATGTATTGTTCTTTCAAATAACGATGGCTGCATAATAGCAAGGTCAAAGGAAGTTAAGGAAATGGGTATTCCAATGGGTGCTCCTTATTTTAAATATAAGAATATAATTGAAAAAAATAATATCTTTTTATTCTCATCAAACTACACCCTTTATGAAGAAATTTCAAATAGGGTAATGGGAATAATAAAAAGTTTTGCAAAAAAAATAGAAGTTTATTCTATTGATGAAGCCTTTATTGACCTTGAAGGAATTGAAAATAAAGAAGAGTTTTTAAAAAATATTAAAGAAAAAATTGAAAAATGGGTAAAAATTCCTGTTTCCATAGGAATAGGTGAAACAAAGGTTCTTGCAAAAATTGCTCTAAAATTTGCCAAAAAAAATGAAAATAAAAAAATTTTTAATATAATAAATCATCCTGAAAAAGATGAATTATTAAAGAAAATAGATGTGGAAGATATATGGGGAATAGGACCTGTATCAGCAAAATTTTTAAGAGAAAAAGGAATTTTTAATGCCTATCAATTTAAAAATTTGAATGAGGAATGGGTAAGAAAAAACCTCACTCTCAGAGGATTAAAAATACTTAAAGAAATTAAAGGAATAAAATGTTTTGAAATAGAAGAAAATTTAGAAAGAAAAGGTATAAGTTCGTCAAGAACCTTTGGAGAAAAAATAGAAAAATTTGAAGAACTAAAGGAAGCAATTACATACCTTATATCAGTAGCAGCAGAAAGATTAAGAAGCGAAAACCTTCTTGCCTCTAAACTTCATATCTTTATAATGAGCTCCCCCTTTGAAAAAAATTTTTATTTTAAAGATATGGGAATAAATTTACCATCTCCAACAGCTTATACACCGGATCTTGTTAAATTTGCTGAAAAAGTTTTAAAAATAATTTTTAAAGAAGGAATCAAATATAAAAAAGCAGGTATTTACTTTTGCGGACTTATAAAGGATGAGAAAAAAATAAAAAACATATTTTCTGACAAATTCACTTTTACTGAAAAAAAGAAAAAGATAATTTTTACTATAGATAAAATAAATAAAATATTTGGAAGAGAAACCATTTATCTTGCTGGAGAATTTATAACAAAAAAATGGGACATGAAACAAATTTATAGATCAAGAAGGTATACAACAAGATGGGAAGAGATAAAAGGGGTAAAAGTTTTATAA